The following proteins are encoded in a genomic region of Sorangiineae bacterium MSr12523:
- a CDS encoding acyl-CoA dehydrogenase family protein gives MNTPYFDAEHREVRARVRAALARVVLPNAEAWEASGHIPIEGWRALGREGLLGFGHAGSAFLESAILLEELGRTGYAGIRASVGVHAYMALSYLELFGTAEQRDAYLPGARRGERILALAITEAHAGSDLRHLQTRAEPVDDGYRVSGEKHYVTNGSQADVFVTVVRSGDKPAGKGLTGASLLLIDAKSPGVTRSPMPLACYRSADVCQVTFDGVFVPANRLIGRKERALMHLMHALDFERLCAGLLAVGGVGHCLDLLDRFVREHQIKDAPLAANQAVRHRLSEHDADFELVRHYAYHAAWLHARGELDTRTASIVKLKATELAVTAAQTCLQYHGARGYLAGAAPARIYRDAMAGTIAAGASELMRDMIFETNGHQP, from the coding sequence ATGAATACGCCGTACTTCGACGCCGAACATCGCGAGGTGCGCGCCCGCGTGCGTGCCGCGCTCGCACGCGTGGTCCTGCCGAACGCAGAGGCCTGGGAGGCGTCGGGGCATATTCCCATCGAAGGCTGGCGGGCGCTCGGCCGCGAGGGCCTCTTGGGATTCGGCCATGCGGGCAGCGCGTTTCTCGAGAGTGCCATTTTGCTCGAGGAGCTCGGGCGCACGGGCTATGCAGGTATTCGCGCCTCCGTCGGCGTGCACGCCTACATGGCGCTTTCGTACCTCGAATTGTTCGGCACGGCCGAGCAACGCGATGCGTATTTGCCGGGTGCACGCCGGGGCGAACGTATTTTGGCCCTGGCCATCACCGAGGCCCATGCCGGTTCGGATCTGCGCCATCTGCAGACCCGTGCCGAGCCCGTGGACGACGGCTATCGGGTCAGTGGCGAGAAGCATTATGTCACCAATGGTTCCCAGGCCGACGTTTTCGTCACGGTCGTTCGAAGCGGCGACAAGCCCGCGGGCAAAGGTCTGACGGGGGCGAGCCTGCTGCTCATCGACGCCAAGAGCCCCGGCGTGACCCGCTCGCCCATGCCGCTCGCGTGCTACCGCAGCGCCGATGTTTGCCAGGTTACGTTCGACGGTGTTTTCGTTCCCGCGAATCGCTTGATCGGGCGGAAGGAAAGGGCGCTCATGCATCTGATGCACGCGCTCGACTTCGAGCGGCTGTGCGCGGGGCTTTTGGCCGTGGGTGGCGTCGGGCACTGCCTCGATCTTCTCGATCGGTTCGTGCGCGAGCATCAGATCAAGGACGCGCCGCTTGCGGCCAACCAGGCCGTGCGCCACAGGCTCTCGGAGCACGACGCCGATTTCGAGCTGGTGCGCCATTATGCTTACCACGCCGCATGGCTCCACGCGCGCGGCGAGCTCGATACGCGCACCGCATCCATCGTGAAGCTGAAAGCCACCGAGCTTGCGGTGACGGCGGCGCAAACGTGCCTGCAATACCACGGCGCCCGAGGCTACCTCGCCGGCGCAGCGCCCGCCCGCATCTACCGCGATGCCATGGCCGGCACCATTGCCGCGGGCGCGAGCGAATTGATGCGCGACATGATCTTCGAAACGAATGGCCATCAGCCCTGA
- a CDS encoding YbaK/EbsC family protein: MTISARAQQFQDILQKLGLDLTVLELPDSTHTADDAARALGCEKAQIVKSLVFRNAANDTPVMVLASGPNRVNEKTIARLVGGKISKADADYVKRVTGFAIGGVPPLGHKEPVTLFVDEDLLAFDETWAAAGTPKAVFKIPGKLTAILPEHTVISVK, encoded by the coding sequence ATGACGATCAGCGCCCGTGCGCAGCAATTCCAAGACATCCTCCAAAAGCTCGGTCTCGATTTGACGGTTCTCGAGCTGCCGGATTCCACGCACACCGCCGACGACGCGGCGCGTGCGCTTGGCTGCGAGAAGGCGCAGATCGTGAAATCGCTGGTCTTTCGGAATGCGGCGAACGACACGCCGGTGATGGTGCTCGCGAGCGGCCCCAATCGGGTCAACGAGAAGACCATCGCGCGGCTCGTGGGCGGCAAGATCAGCAAGGCCGACGCCGATTATGTCAAACGGGTCACCGGTTTTGCCATCGGTGGCGTTCCTCCTCTAGGGCACAAGGAGCCAGTGACTTTGTTCGTCGACGAGGATTTGCTCGCCTTCGACGAAACCTGGGCGGCGGCCGGCACACCGAAGGCCGTCTTCAAGATCCCCGGCAAGCTCACCGCCATTTTGCCGGAGCACACGGTCATTTCGGTCAAATGA
- a CDS encoding VOC family protein, giving the protein MPNELNHIIVHCRDRRASARFLSELLGAEAPLDWGPFTQVTSSNRVGIDFLDSMVPPESINRGHLAFLVTDEEFDAIFRRIQERSIRYWADPMRSIEGKINHHYGGRGVYVFDPGGTVAIEFITRPYGDVP; this is encoded by the coding sequence ATGCCGAACGAGCTGAATCACATCATCGTGCACTGCCGCGACCGTCGAGCCTCGGCGCGATTCCTGAGTGAGCTCTTGGGTGCGGAGGCTCCCCTGGACTGGGGCCCGTTCACGCAGGTCACCAGCTCGAACCGCGTGGGGATCGACTTTCTCGACTCCATGGTTCCTCCCGAATCCATCAACCGCGGTCACCTCGCGTTCTTGGTGACCGACGAGGAGTTCGACGCCATCTTCCGCCGCATCCAAGAGCGATCCATCCGATATTGGGCCGACCCGATGCGCAGCATCGAAGGGAAGATCAATCATCACTACGGGGGACGCGGCGTCTACGTCTTCGACCCCGGAGGTACCGTGGCCATCGAGTTCATCACGCGACCGTATGGCGACGTGCCGTGA
- a CDS encoding alpha/beta fold hydrolase encodes MMTLKKASNHLRIRLFCFPYAGGSPELFRAWADGFDDDVELVAVWLPGRGRRLREAPYSSWNAVVEDTFAAIAPYLSEPHAFYGHSFGGRLAYELAHLTTKVPGAQTRGLFVSGCRSPDTPQIRPYMHEMSESGFLNAVREMGGTPSEILDNKIMKRLFLPVMHAEIRLAELWDDRHGRGVDVPITAMYGREDPIDDRASMSGWQNFSSRACELLEMPGGHFFLETHRQHLLEVIHARLGATNREADVRRRGPVGASPDQSDDRTLPRP; translated from the coding sequence ATGATGACGCTCAAGAAAGCGTCGAACCATCTGCGTATCCGCCTCTTTTGTTTTCCGTATGCCGGGGGAAGCCCGGAGCTTTTCCGGGCTTGGGCCGACGGATTCGACGACGATGTGGAGCTCGTCGCCGTCTGGCTGCCGGGGCGTGGCCGTCGCTTGCGTGAGGCTCCGTACTCGAGTTGGAACGCCGTGGTGGAGGACACCTTCGCCGCCATTGCGCCGTATCTTTCCGAGCCCCACGCCTTTTACGGTCACAGCTTCGGGGGCAGGCTCGCGTACGAGCTCGCCCATCTGACCACGAAGGTGCCTGGCGCCCAAACCCGGGGGCTATTCGTCTCCGGTTGTCGAAGCCCCGACACGCCGCAAATCCGCCCGTACATGCATGAAATGTCCGAAAGCGGATTTCTGAATGCGGTGCGCGAAATGGGGGGCACACCATCGGAAATTCTCGACAACAAGATCATGAAGCGGCTTTTTTTGCCGGTCATGCACGCCGAAATTCGGCTCGCGGAGCTATGGGACGATCGGCATGGAAGGGGGGTCGACGTTCCCATTACGGCCATGTACGGCCGCGAGGACCCGATCGACGATCGGGCCAGCATGAGCGGCTGGCAGAACTTCAGCTCGAGGGCGTGCGAGCTCCTCGAAATGCCCGGGGGCCACTTCTTTCTCGAAACACATCGCCAGCATCTGCTGGAGGTCATTCATGCGCGCTTGGGAGCAACGAATCGAGAAGCTGACGTTCGACGGCGAGGCCCTGTCGGTGCATCGCCGGATCAATCGGACGACCGTACCTTACCCCGACCATAG
- a CDS encoding amidohydrolase family protein, translating to MQKRVGKVSLAALGLVLSALGPVSCEREKTVSVTSTEGTNLAATVSPDGQRIVFDFRGALWSVARSGGEATRLTDPFLEPSRPHWSPAGDWIAFQAFTDNAFHIWIMRPDGSGLRQLTFGHGDDREPRFSPDGTRIAFSSDRAFEGTYDIWVVDVASGALSRWTSSPTDEFEPDWLTGGTELAYVVGTGATGTTIQASALGASGRTLVTAPAGMRLESPAVARDGRVAYTQLAPPPVAIGLPQAAQVTLMVAGTRVGESTDVFPFQANWLSDHELLYTADGGIRIADLGAGSVRPVEFRAQLDAVVVPHYDRKPRDFDSKEKRPVKGIAGPRLSPDGQKVVFQALNQIWVSTLGERPRAITSDRYFKVDPSWSPDGKKIAYSSDKAGTEDLYIFDLASGAEQRVTSLPGAEYGAAWSPDGTKLAFQDQTTGTFTVDIATGNVRQVIGPIFAPSKPSWHASGATLAIAALKPYSRRFREGTSQILTVNVASGALTYTEPSPFRSISTRGDDGPVYSPDGKFVAFVSESALWIKPVDANGVPNGEAVQINDEATDAPSWSGDSQTLLYLSNGRLRTIARTGGAPRDIPLHLDWQPEIPEGRTVIHAGRFWDGRGAAVLSNVDIVIDGNRIANIRPHQADAKDGEHVTRIDASGQTIVPGLWEAHTHHLLYGKYYGDRLGRLWLAYGITSLNSVADPAYRAVEAKEAFESGQRIGPRFFPTGEAIDGERIYYNMMRPVSGGDVQLARELSRAKALDYDMIKTYVRLPHIDQAKVTTFAHDTMGVYVASHYMPALQAYPVDAISHLSGTTRTGFPYTRSATGVSYRDMRDLLRESGMFGMTTVFNTTFYADDPGMVEDARLLTLNTPWAQASLRAKRDAAQNADPALALGALKKEQDTVQSIRAAGGVMVAGTDSPLDDVATALHVNLRAQVKVGGVPPWQALQTATKLTAEVVGAGRDLGTLEKGKVADLVIVDGNPLVEINDLAKVKSVMKNGKLHTVEDLVAPFRPSAAALSSPSGREHRVLEPAPEVAHAAEKYWWHDPSQMLDDEHL from the coding sequence ATGCAAAAGCGTGTTGGTAAAGTCTCGTTGGCCGCGCTCGGCCTGGTGCTTTCGGCTCTTGGCCCGGTGTCGTGCGAGCGGGAAAAAACGGTCTCGGTCACGTCGACCGAGGGCACCAACCTTGCCGCGACGGTCTCGCCCGACGGGCAGCGCATCGTCTTCGACTTCCGCGGCGCGCTCTGGTCGGTGGCGCGATCCGGTGGCGAGGCCACCCGACTCACCGATCCCTTCTTGGAACCGTCGCGACCGCACTGGTCTCCCGCCGGCGATTGGATCGCCTTTCAAGCCTTCACCGACAACGCATTCCATATCTGGATCATGCGGCCCGATGGAAGCGGCCTTCGGCAATTGACCTTTGGCCACGGCGACGATCGCGAGCCGCGTTTTTCGCCCGACGGAACGCGCATCGCGTTTTCGTCGGATCGCGCCTTCGAGGGGACGTACGACATTTGGGTCGTCGACGTCGCGAGCGGCGCGCTCTCGCGTTGGACGTCGTCGCCCACCGACGAGTTCGAGCCCGATTGGCTCACCGGCGGAACGGAGCTCGCGTACGTCGTTGGAACGGGCGCGACGGGGACGACCATTCAGGCGTCCGCGTTGGGAGCCTCCGGGCGAACCCTGGTCACCGCGCCTGCGGGCATGCGGCTCGAATCGCCTGCGGTGGCCCGCGATGGAAGGGTGGCCTACACCCAGCTGGCACCACCGCCGGTCGCCATCGGCCTTCCGCAAGCCGCCCAGGTCACGCTGATGGTCGCCGGCACACGTGTTGGCGAGAGCACGGACGTCTTTCCGTTCCAGGCGAACTGGCTGAGCGATCACGAGCTTCTGTACACGGCCGACGGAGGCATCCGCATTGCCGATTTGGGTGCCGGCTCGGTCCGCCCCGTCGAATTTCGCGCACAGCTCGATGCCGTCGTCGTGCCCCACTACGACCGCAAACCGCGCGACTTCGACTCCAAGGAAAAGCGCCCGGTCAAAGGCATTGCCGGGCCGCGCCTATCGCCCGATGGTCAGAAGGTCGTCTTCCAGGCGCTCAATCAGATTTGGGTCTCTACCCTCGGCGAACGTCCGCGCGCCATCACGAGCGATCGCTATTTCAAAGTAGATCCCAGCTGGTCGCCCGACGGCAAGAAGATCGCCTATTCATCGGACAAGGCGGGTACGGAAGATCTCTATATCTTCGACCTCGCGAGCGGTGCCGAGCAGCGCGTGACATCACTGCCGGGCGCCGAGTATGGCGCGGCGTGGTCGCCCGACGGGACCAAGCTCGCGTTCCAGGATCAGACGACGGGCACCTTCACGGTGGACATTGCCACGGGCAATGTTCGTCAGGTGATCGGGCCGATTTTCGCGCCGTCGAAGCCGAGTTGGCATGCGAGCGGTGCAACCCTGGCCATCGCGGCCCTCAAGCCCTACAGCCGGCGCTTCCGCGAGGGCACCAGCCAGATCCTCACGGTGAACGTCGCATCGGGCGCGCTCACGTACACGGAGCCGTCGCCGTTCCGATCCATCAGCACCCGCGGCGATGACGGGCCGGTGTATTCACCCGATGGAAAGTTCGTCGCCTTCGTCTCGGAGAGCGCGCTCTGGATCAAACCCGTCGACGCGAACGGCGTCCCCAACGGCGAGGCCGTGCAAATCAACGACGAGGCGACCGATGCGCCGAGCTGGAGCGGCGACTCGCAAACGCTCTTGTATCTGTCGAACGGCAGGCTCCGCACGATCGCACGCACCGGCGGCGCTCCGCGGGATATCCCGCTGCACCTCGATTGGCAGCCGGAAATCCCGGAGGGGCGGACCGTGATTCATGCGGGCCGCTTCTGGGACGGACGCGGCGCGGCGGTCCTCTCCAACGTGGACATCGTGATCGACGGCAACCGCATCGCAAATATCCGCCCGCACCAGGCCGACGCAAAAGACGGCGAGCACGTGACCCGCATCGATGCCTCGGGGCAAACCATCGTTCCCGGTCTGTGGGAGGCGCACACGCACCACCTGCTCTATGGCAAGTATTACGGCGACCGCCTCGGGCGCCTGTGGCTCGCTTACGGGATCACGTCGCTCAATTCCGTGGCCGATCCTGCCTACCGGGCCGTCGAGGCCAAGGAGGCCTTCGAATCCGGCCAGCGCATTGGTCCGCGGTTCTTTCCCACGGGCGAGGCCATCGACGGAGAGCGCATTTACTACAACATGATGCGACCCGTGAGCGGGGGCGACGTGCAGCTTGCCCGTGAGCTCTCGCGGGCCAAGGCGCTCGATTACGACATGATCAAGACGTACGTGCGCTTGCCCCACATCGATCAGGCCAAGGTCACGACTTTTGCGCACGACACGATGGGTGTCTATGTGGCGTCGCACTACATGCCGGCACTGCAAGCGTACCCGGTCGATGCGATCTCGCACTTGAGCGGCACGACGCGCACCGGATTCCCGTACACGCGTTCGGCGACGGGCGTCAGCTACCGAGATATGCGCGATCTTTTGCGTGAGTCCGGCATGTTCGGCATGACCACCGTCTTCAATACGACGTTCTACGCGGACGACCCCGGCATGGTGGAGGACGCGCGGCTTCTGACGTTGAACACGCCATGGGCCCAGGCATCCCTTCGTGCGAAGCGGGATGCGGCGCAGAATGCCGATCCGGCCTTGGCTCTCGGGGCGCTGAAAAAGGAGCAGGATACGGTTCAGAGCATCCGGGCGGCCGGTGGTGTCATGGTCGCCGGAACGGATTCCCCGCTCGACGATGTCGCCACGGCGCTGCACGTGAACTTGCGGGCGCAGGTCAAGGTCGGCGGCGTTCCGCCGTGGCAGGCTTTGCAGACTGCGACCAAGCTGACCGCGGAGGTGGTCGGCGCCGGGCGCGATCTGGGAACCTTGGAGAAGGGGAAGGTGGCGGATCTGGTGATCGTCGACGGCAATCCGCTCGTCGAGATCAATGATTTGGCCAAGGTGAAATCCGTGATGAAGAACGGAAAGCTTCATACGGTGGAGGATCTCGTCGCGCCATTCCGACCGAGCGCCGCGGCGTTGTCATCGCCCTCCGGCCGCGAGCACCGCGTACTCGAGCCGGCTCCCGAGGTCGCCCACGCCGCCGAGAAATACTGGTGGCACGATCCCTCGCAAATGCTCGACGACGAGCACCTGTAG
- a CDS encoding chlorinating enzyme, translating into MEQTVDYALSPEALAQFHRDGYIGPFDLYTEEEMEKHFQALRPKLINTKKAIYRQDRAISGNTNLANYDRHLDVDFLAHHITRPQIVDRVSSILGPDTLCWRTEFFPKYPGDEGTDWHQADNFSNVAGSKHPQIVWPEDAEFGGTITVWAAFTDATVENGCLQFIPGSHKTMNYDESKTMVYDEKAINNVEKGGVRRGFFGYDYRQLQKDPNWSPDESKAVSQVMRKGQFIIFWSTLMHASHPHSGTTDKMRLGFAARYLPTSVRVYPYSDALEEFGGAASLEKFGNVLTSGVNRFTHNRFVDQTVNGYRFQARSEVGLR; encoded by the coding sequence ATGGAGCAGACGGTCGACTATGCGTTGAGCCCCGAAGCGCTCGCGCAGTTCCATCGAGATGGCTACATTGGCCCATTCGATTTGTACACCGAAGAGGAAATGGAGAAACATTTCCAAGCTTTGCGGCCAAAGCTTATCAATACGAAGAAGGCCATTTACAGGCAGGATCGGGCCATCTCCGGCAATACCAATCTGGCCAACTATGACCGGCACTTGGATGTAGATTTTCTCGCCCATCACATCACCCGACCCCAAATCGTCGACCGGGTCTCGAGCATCCTGGGCCCCGATACTTTGTGCTGGCGCACGGAATTCTTTCCCAAGTACCCGGGCGACGAAGGCACCGATTGGCATCAGGCCGACAATTTCTCGAACGTAGCGGGGTCGAAACACCCGCAAATCGTTTGGCCGGAAGATGCGGAGTTCGGCGGCACCATCACCGTCTGGGCCGCCTTCACCGATGCCACGGTGGAAAATGGCTGCCTTCAATTCATTCCCGGCTCGCACAAGACGATGAACTATGACGAGTCGAAAACGATGGTCTACGACGAAAAGGCCATCAACAACGTGGAAAAAGGTGGCGTCCGACGCGGCTTCTTTGGTTACGACTACCGGCAGCTACAAAAGGACCCGAATTGGAGTCCCGACGAATCGAAGGCCGTCTCCCAGGTGATGCGAAAGGGGCAGTTCATCATCTTCTGGTCGACCTTGATGCACGCTTCGCACCCACACTCGGGCACCACCGACAAGATGCGCCTGGGTTTTGCGGCGCGTTATTTGCCAACCTCGGTACGCGTTTATCCTTATTCGGACGCGCTCGAGGAGTTCGGCGGGGCGGCCAGCCTCGAGAAGTTCGGCAACGTTCTCACGTCGGGTGTGAATAGATTTACTCACAATCGATTCGTCGATCAAACGGTCAACGGATATCGCTTTCAAGCGCGGTCGGAGGTCGGTTTGCGATGA
- a CDS encoding alpha/beta hydrolase — protein sequence MKLRPLSAVLLFLCAAAASDAPAHAAGTATVLVHYPAGWGHRITLRCGGAGHDWNVALATTWTEGDVWRGSVEASSTIACKPLFDDQHWAIGPNWSVAAGQTIHVWPWFFHDAGRIEQVPNWHSQILGNDRRIWIYYPPSYSENPGERYPVVYMHDGQNLFYDEEAFGGVSWNVGGAMDQGTRNGTIHEAIVVGIDNTANRIGEYTPVPDPDYGGGDAARYVGFVADELKRALDAQLRTLPDAAHTAIVGSSLGGLVSLYAGMERPGVFGNAGALSPSTWWAGEWLIGRSQTAQPPLPARVYIDSGNAGNSNDDVTRTARLAAIWKAKPGISVNYLVQDGATHSEVYWRQRIPGALAFLLGPRA from the coding sequence ATGAAACTGCGCCCCCTTTCCGCCGTTTTGCTCTTCCTCTGCGCGGCCGCGGCGAGCGATGCCCCGGCGCATGCCGCAGGAACGGCGACGGTGCTCGTGCACTACCCCGCCGGTTGGGGGCATCGCATCACCTTGCGCTGCGGCGGCGCTGGGCACGATTGGAACGTGGCCCTCGCAACGACGTGGACGGAAGGCGACGTGTGGCGCGGGAGCGTGGAGGCCTCGTCGACCATCGCCTGCAAGCCGCTCTTCGACGACCAACACTGGGCCATCGGTCCGAATTGGTCCGTCGCCGCCGGCCAGACGATTCACGTGTGGCCGTGGTTCTTCCACGATGCGGGGCGCATCGAGCAAGTTCCCAATTGGCATTCGCAAATTTTGGGAAACGATCGGCGCATCTGGATTTACTACCCGCCGTCGTACAGCGAAAACCCGGGCGAGCGTTATCCCGTGGTGTACATGCACGACGGGCAGAACCTCTTTTACGACGAGGAGGCCTTCGGCGGCGTCTCTTGGAACGTGGGCGGCGCCATGGATCAAGGTACCCGCAACGGCACCATTCACGAGGCCATCGTCGTCGGAATCGACAATACGGCGAACCGCATCGGCGAATACACGCCGGTGCCCGATCCGGATTACGGCGGCGGGGACGCGGCGCGCTACGTGGGGTTCGTCGCGGACGAATTGAAGCGCGCGCTCGATGCGCAACTGCGCACCCTGCCCGATGCGGCGCACACCGCCATCGTGGGCTCGTCGTTGGGCGGATTGGTCTCGCTGTACGCGGGAATGGAGCGCCCGGGCGTGTTCGGCAACGCGGGCGCGCTCTCACCGTCGACGTGGTGGGCGGGCGAATGGCTCATCGGGCGAAGCCAAACGGCGCAGCCCCCGCTCCCTGCGCGCGTCTACATCGACTCGGGCAATGCGGGCAATTCGAACGATGACGTCACCCGCACGGCGCGGCTCGCCGCCATCTGGAAAGCGAAGCCGGGCATCTCCGTGAATTACCTGGTTCAGGACGGCGCGACCCATAGCGAAGTCTATTGGCGGCAGCGCATTCCCGGCGCTTTGGCTTTTCTCCTCGGGCCCCGAGCCTAG
- a CDS encoding acyl carrier protein translates to MSSENQEKFERWVIDVCQGLGVRIKDANSDFFEAGGSSLAAVKLIARVEEEFGEDALPPEDLFSQSAVRDIASCILRNAPRAGAPSDA, encoded by the coding sequence ATGAGCAGCGAAAATCAAGAGAAGTTCGAGCGATGGGTCATCGATGTATGCCAGGGCCTCGGAGTCCGCATCAAAGACGCGAACAGTGACTTTTTCGAGGCCGGTGGCAGTTCGCTGGCGGCGGTGAAACTCATCGCGAGGGTGGAGGAGGAATTCGGCGAAGATGCCCTCCCGCCCGAAGATTTGTTCAGTCAAAGTGCCGTTCGCGATATCGCATCGTGCATTTTGCGCAACGCCCCGCGAGCCGGCGCCCCGAGCGACGCGTGA
- a CDS encoding amino acid adenylation domain-containing protein: protein MRAWEQRIEKLTFDGEALSVHRRINRTTVPYPDHSSVKELFERCARDHADAVAVVHRDRVLRYRELNQLANALAARLQREGLKRGETVGVCIDRSPELIVALVAILKCGASYLPFEASWPDERVRSLFEAARCSWLLSDRARALAVRFPECHFVPVEPSEPSDHYPNPDTPVSADDIAYINFTSGSTGKPKGVPIRHQSIARLVFHALYARLDARTVLLQLAPVTFDAATFEIWGALLHGGTCVLYPSRYVRLSELKHVLQSHGVTVLFLTTALFNTVMDEAPGTIQSVETVLTGGEAHSLKHIRRGLDRFGTERLVSVYGPTECTTFATYYPIRELLPDETALPIGLPIQNTRVYVVQDDKLCGPGDVGEVLIAGPGLSPGYLGIPDVTNERFVEYDIDGEVERLYRTGDRAYLREDGNLVFQGRTDDQVKISGYRIELGEISHHLGQHPAVKQNYVTVSQDLAGEKALLAFIVSEGEGCSPTAIRDFLKERLPGYMIPSSVYLCESLPLSATGKVDRKALLGVHHPPIHASPVQPSSGAPSP from the coding sequence ATGCGCGCTTGGGAGCAACGAATCGAGAAGCTGACGTTCGACGGCGAGGCCCTGTCGGTGCATCGCCGGATCAATCGGACGACCGTACCTTACCCCGACCATAGCAGCGTCAAGGAGCTCTTCGAGCGTTGTGCCCGTGACCACGCGGACGCGGTGGCCGTCGTCCATCGGGATCGCGTGCTCCGTTACCGCGAGCTCAATCAGCTGGCCAATGCCTTGGCCGCACGGCTGCAGCGGGAAGGGTTGAAGCGGGGCGAGACGGTGGGGGTGTGCATCGATCGCTCCCCGGAGTTGATCGTTGCGCTGGTCGCCATTCTGAAGTGCGGCGCATCGTATTTGCCATTCGAGGCCTCGTGGCCGGACGAGCGCGTGCGCAGCCTGTTCGAGGCCGCACGGTGCAGTTGGCTGCTCAGCGATCGCGCGCGTGCGCTGGCCGTTCGCTTCCCCGAATGCCACTTCGTGCCGGTGGAGCCGTCCGAGCCCAGCGACCATTACCCGAATCCGGACACGCCGGTGTCGGCCGACGACATTGCGTACATCAATTTCACTTCGGGTTCGACGGGCAAACCCAAAGGCGTGCCCATTCGGCACCAGAGCATTGCGCGGCTCGTCTTCCACGCGCTCTACGCCCGGCTCGATGCGCGCACCGTTCTTTTGCAATTGGCCCCGGTGACCTTCGACGCGGCGACCTTCGAAATCTGGGGGGCGCTGCTGCATGGCGGCACCTGCGTGCTCTATCCATCGCGGTACGTCCGGCTCTCGGAGCTGAAACACGTGTTGCAGTCCCACGGCGTCACCGTCTTGTTTCTGACCACCGCGCTGTTCAACACGGTGATGGACGAAGCGCCGGGCACCATTCAGAGCGTCGAAACGGTTCTCACCGGCGGGGAAGCGCACTCGCTCAAGCACATTCGTCGTGGATTGGATCGGTTTGGTACCGAACGACTCGTCAGCGTTTACGGCCCGACGGAATGCACGACCTTCGCGACGTACTATCCCATTCGCGAGCTCCTGCCGGACGAGACCGCGCTTCCCATCGGTCTTCCCATTCAGAATACGCGCGTTTACGTCGTGCAGGACGACAAACTCTGCGGCCCGGGTGACGTTGGCGAGGTGCTCATCGCGGGGCCGGGCCTCTCACCGGGGTACTTGGGAATACCCGACGTGACCAACGAGCGATTCGTCGAATACGACATCGATGGCGAGGTGGAGCGCCTCTACCGCACCGGCGACCGCGCGTACCTCCGCGAAGACGGCAATCTCGTCTTTCAGGGGCGAACCGATGATCAAGTGAAGATCAGCGGCTACCGCATCGAGCTGGGGGAGATATCGCATCATCTCGGCCAGCACCCAGCGGTCAAACAGAATTACGTCACCGTTTCCCAAGATCTCGCGGGGGAGAAGGCGTTGCTGGCGTTCATCGTGTCGGAGGGCGAAGGCTGCTCCCCCACGGCGATTCGCGATTTCCTCAAGGAGCGCCTGCCGGGGTACATGATCCCGAGCAGTGTGTACCTATGCGAATCGCTTCCGCTCTCCGCCACGGGGAAGGTGGATCGCAAAGCGCTTCTCGGTGTGCATCACCCGCCCATTCACGCCAGCCCCGTCCAGCCCTCCTCCGGAGCCCCCTCGCCATGA